A single window of Trueperaceae bacterium DNA harbors:
- a CDS encoding GNAT family N-acetyltransferase gives MQITIRRTEPEDYPALIRIFNDQNEPHHHLTEEELRRGHERGRAKGNHQLAALEGTRVVGLGQFGVRADDPSPGKYWGWFFVHRDYRNRGVDTALWDEAVSLLVRPVSIWTCVREDFVATAGYLREREYREQFRSWGANLDLAGFDVRRASGLEEALKVRGIRLRSYPELSSDPLRDEKLLELQARLEEEAPHHEPIIPKRHPTIRDEETLIESLVVAVSGDEYVGLASLLDGGLFSEAAGSGFTGVKAAYRNLGVATAMKARTGSWAKARGYRAVNAGGSGDNAAILSVNRRIGFEVEPDWITFARHL, from the coding sequence TTGCAGATCACCATCCGAAGGACGGAGCCGGAGGATTACCCGGCCCTGATCCGCATCTTCAATGACCAGAACGAACCGCACCACCACCTGACCGAAGAGGAACTGAGGCGAGGGCACGAACGGGGCCGCGCGAAGGGCAACCATCAGCTGGCTGCCCTGGAGGGGACACGAGTCGTGGGTCTGGGACAGTTCGGCGTCCGCGCCGACGACCCTTCGCCCGGCAAGTACTGGGGCTGGTTCTTCGTTCACCGCGACTACCGGAACAGGGGTGTCGACACCGCACTCTGGGACGAAGCCGTGTCGCTGCTCGTCCGGCCAGTCAGCATCTGGACCTGCGTCCGCGAGGACTTCGTTGCTACTGCCGGCTACCTTCGGGAGCGGGAGTACCGGGAGCAGTTCCGCTCCTGGGGGGCGAACCTTGATCTGGCCGGTTTCGATGTGCGTCGGGCGAGCGGGCTCGAAGAGGCCCTTAAGGTGCGCGGCATCCGGCTCCGCAGCTACCCGGAACTCTCCTCGGACCCGCTGCGAGACGAGAAGTTGCTGGAACTCCAGGCGAGATTGGAGGAGGAGGCTCCCCATCACGAGCCGATCATCCCCAAACGCCACCCGACGATCCGGGACGAAGAGACGCTGATCGAGAGCCTGGTGGTGGCGGTGAGCGGGGACGAGTACGTCGGCCTGGCAAGCCTGCTCGATGGGGGCCTCTTCTCGGAGGCGGCCGGGTCGGGCTTCACCGGCGTGAAGGCCGCGTACCGTAACCTCGGCGTGGCCACCGCCATGAAGGCCAGGACCGGAAGCTGGGCCAAGGCGCGAGGCTACCGCGCGGTGAACGCCGGCGGCTCCGGCGACAACGCCGCGATCCTGAGCGTCAACAGGCGGATCGGCTTCGAGGTCGAACCGGACTGGATTACCTTCGCCAGGCACCTCTGA
- a CDS encoding quinone-dependent dihydroorotate dehydrogenase translates to MYDLLRPLLFAVDPELVHRSTLRLLGAGGSNRAALRLLASRYRVTDPRLGVERFGLRFPNPVGLAAGMDKDGVALPAWEALGFGFSEAGSVTAEAQEGNEGKRLFRLPRDGAIINRMGFNNAGAAQLALRLERLRGRGLLASPVFVNVGKSRSASLEAAAADYQKALEPVWPQADGIVVNVSSPNTLGLRTLQEPEALARLLEVFDERQAERELPVLLKLAPDLGDEQLREIAAVAAQHRVAGLVAVNTTVSRPGLSQRTHAGGGLSGRPLAPRALEVLRLLARTTDLPLVSVGGVFDSADVVRRLRAGASLVELYTGFVYGGPGTVRRILEGLLLHLEEEGIPDVESLIGIDRQWV, encoded by the coding sequence GTGTACGACCTCCTGCGACCACTCCTCTTCGCCGTCGACCCCGAGCTCGTCCACCGGTCCACGCTTCGACTGCTCGGGGCCGGCGGAAGCAACCGTGCAGCGCTGCGCCTCCTCGCTTCCCGCTACCGAGTGACAGACCCACGGCTGGGCGTGGAGCGGTTCGGCTTGCGCTTCCCCAACCCAGTGGGACTGGCGGCGGGCATGGACAAGGACGGCGTGGCGTTGCCGGCCTGGGAGGCCCTCGGTTTCGGCTTCAGCGAAGCGGGCAGCGTGACAGCCGAGGCGCAGGAGGGCAACGAGGGCAAGAGGCTCTTCCGGCTGCCTCGAGACGGGGCGATCATCAACCGGATGGGCTTCAACAACGCCGGGGCTGCACAGCTCGCCCTGCGGCTCGAGCGGCTACGCGGTCGCGGCCTGCTAGCTTCACCCGTCTTCGTCAACGTGGGCAAATCCCGAAGCGCCTCGCTGGAAGCGGCTGCCGCCGACTACCAGAAGGCCCTCGAACCGGTCTGGCCGCAGGCCGACGGGATCGTCGTCAACGTGAGCTCCCCGAACACGTTGGGTCTGCGAACACTTCAGGAACCGGAGGCGTTGGCACGGCTGCTCGAGGTGTTCGACGAGCGCCAGGCCGAGAGGGAGCTCCCCGTCCTCCTCAAGCTCGCTCCCGATCTCGGTGACGAACAGCTCCGGGAGATCGCAGCGGTCGCGGCTCAGCACCGGGTGGCGGGCCTGGTGGCGGTAAATACGACGGTCTCCCGTCCGGGGCTCAGCCAGCGAACCCATGCCGGGGGTGGACTCTCTGGACGACCGCTGGCTCCCCGCGCCCTCGAGGTGCTGCGGCTCTTGGCGCGTACGACCGACCTGCCTCTGGTCTCCGTCGGGGGCGTCTTCGACTCGGCCGACGTGGTGAGGCGCCTCCGTGCCGGGGCCAGTCTGGTCGAGCTCTACACCGGCTTCGTCTACGGCGGTCCAGGAACCGTCCGCCGGATCCTCGAAGGACTGCTGCTCCATCTCGAAGAGGAGGGGATCCCCGACGTCGAGTCGTTGATCGGCATCGACCGGCAGTGGGTGTAG
- a CDS encoding SDR family oxidoreductase, with product MTDLTGKTALVTGGSKGIGLGIAREMVRAGLNVGITARNAQEVEAAARQLSEEGPGRAIGIRCDVRDLQQQEEAVRRLVDEFGGVYAVIANAGVGAFGPIDEFPVEEWHKIIDTNLTGVFYTVKASVAELKRSNGYLITIGSLAGVNFNAGSAAYNASKWGITGFSQAIMLDLRKHGIKVSTIMPGSVSTYFRDNVPSEADTWKIQPEDIGEMVMYLLRAPQRTLPSKVEVRPSRPPSS from the coding sequence ATGACGGATCTGACTGGCAAGACGGCTCTGGTCACCGGAGGTTCGAAAGGGATCGGCCTTGGTATCGCCCGAGAGATGGTGCGAGCCGGCCTCAACGTAGGGATCACTGCGCGCAACGCCCAGGAGGTCGAGGCGGCTGCACGGCAGCTGAGCGAAGAAGGCCCTGGGCGGGCGATCGGCATCCGCTGCGACGTTCGCGACCTGCAGCAGCAGGAGGAGGCGGTGCGCCGGCTCGTCGACGAGTTCGGCGGAGTGTACGCCGTCATCGCCAACGCCGGCGTCGGCGCGTTCGGGCCGATCGACGAGTTCCCCGTAGAGGAGTGGCACAAGATCATCGACACCAACCTCACCGGCGTCTTCTACACGGTGAAGGCGAGCGTCGCCGAGTTGAAGCGCAGCAACGGCTATCTCATCACGATCGGCTCCCTGGCAGGGGTCAACTTCAACGCCGGAAGCGCTGCCTACAACGCGAGCAAGTGGGGGATCACCGGCTTCAGCCAGGCGATAATGCTCGACCTGCGCAAGCACGGGATAAAGGTTTCGACGATCATGCCCGGTTCCGTCTCGACCTACTTCCGCGACAACGTGCCCTCGGAAGCCGATACCTGGAAGATCCAACCCGAGGACATCGGGGAGATGGTCATGTACCTGCTCCGCGCGCCCCAGCGCACCTTGCCGTCGAAGGTCGAAGTGCGGCCCAGTCGTCCGCCCTCGTCCTGA
- a CDS encoding histidine phosphatase family protein: protein MRRLTLIRHALTDWNSTGKLQGHLDCPLSEEGVTQARALARRVGSSEIDLLYSSPLKRAVDTARLAFPAAEVVTDPRLMELDFGVFQGKSPEENRDNEAWDWWLEDPFSRRVPDGESYSDLMARVVAWLGELPKVPHVVAVTHSGPIQMLIAHVMGVQHPRWRKRIFLRHTSLTRLLFREDQVLIERVNDTRHLKSDFDPFLD from the coding sequence ATGCGACGATTAACACTCATCCGTCACGCGCTCACCGACTGGAACTCGACGGGCAAGCTTCAGGGTCACCTGGACTGCCCACTGTCGGAGGAGGGCGTGACTCAAGCGCGTGCGCTGGCGAGGCGGGTCGGCTCGAGCGAGATCGACCTCCTCTACTCGAGCCCGCTCAAGCGGGCGGTCGATACCGCGAGGCTCGCCTTCCCGGCGGCCGAGGTGGTGACCGACCCAAGGCTCATGGAACTCGACTTCGGCGTCTTCCAGGGGAAGTCCCCGGAAGAGAACAGGGATAACGAGGCCTGGGACTGGTGGCTCGAGGACCCGTTCTCGCGCCGTGTTCCGGACGGGGAGTCGTACAGCGACCTGATGGCTCGGGTGGTCGCCTGGCTGGGGGAGTTGCCGAAGGTGCCACACGTGGTCGCCGTCACCCACTCCGGGCCGATCCAGATGCTCATCGCACACGTGATGGGCGTCCAGCATCCCCGTTGGCGCAAGCGTATCTTCCTGCGGCACACCTCGCTGACCCGACTGCTGTTCCGTGAGGACCAGGTCCTCATCGAGCGGGTGAACGACACCCGGCACCTGAAGAGCGACTTCGATCCCTTCCTCGACTGA
- the typA gene encoding translational GTPase TypA produces MTYRNIAIIAHVDHGKTTLVDGLLRQSHIFRENQVVEERVMDSNAIERERGITILAKNTAVEWNGVKINIVDTPGHADFGGEVERALGMVDGVLLLVDAAEGPMPQTRFVLKKALARGLKPIVVVNKIDRKDARPDAVIDLTFDLMVELGANDEQLDFPILYAIARDGKAWTELESPGEDLSPLFEAILEHTPAPDAQVDAPFQLQVANLDYSDYLGRIAVGRVRRGRAGTGDTVARVAANGSVVRARLTKVYSHLGLQRVEVEEAFAGDIVAISGLEDVQIGDTLCDPDRIEPLPVVEVDQPTVAVTFSPNTSPFAGKEGRFVTSRHIGDRLKRELLTNVALRVEELGGELYRVAGRGELHLAILIEQMRREGYEFSVSRPEVIMREVDGVKHEPFEHVVADVPVEAMGAVMESLSSRRGTLLNMEQGESRARLEFSMPSRALFGYRTQFLSMTQGEGLLSHVFDGYEPLAGEIRTRQGGSLVAMEPGEAFAYSIFKLQDRGTFFIDPGTEVYVGMIVGANARGGDLNINVSKNKKLTNVRAAGSDENITLVPPKRLTLEEALEYIADDELVEVTPKNIRLRKRVLEPNMRKKESKSAV; encoded by the coding sequence ATGACTTACCGGAACATAGCGATAATCGCCCACGTCGACCATGGGAAGACGACCCTCGTAGACGGCCTGCTGCGGCAGTCCCACATCTTCCGCGAGAACCAGGTCGTCGAGGAGCGGGTGATGGACTCGAACGCCATCGAGCGCGAGCGCGGCATCACCATCCTGGCCAAGAACACCGCCGTCGAGTGGAACGGCGTAAAGATCAACATCGTCGACACTCCGGGCCACGCCGACTTCGGCGGCGAGGTGGAGCGCGCCCTCGGCATGGTCGACGGCGTTCTGCTGCTGGTCGACGCGGCGGAAGGACCGATGCCGCAGACCCGGTTCGTGCTCAAGAAGGCGTTGGCGCGCGGCCTCAAGCCGATCGTCGTGGTCAACAAGATCGACCGCAAGGACGCTCGCCCGGACGCCGTCATCGACCTCACCTTCGACCTGATGGTCGAACTTGGCGCGAACGACGAGCAGCTCGACTTCCCGATCCTCTACGCCATCGCCCGGGACGGCAAGGCGTGGACCGAACTCGAGAGCCCCGGGGAGGACCTCTCTCCCCTGTTCGAGGCGATACTCGAGCACACCCCCGCCCCGGATGCACAGGTGGACGCGCCCTTCCAGCTCCAGGTCGCCAACCTCGACTACTCCGACTACCTCGGCCGGATAGCGGTAGGCCGGGTGCGCCGTGGCCGCGCCGGTACCGGCGACACCGTCGCACGCGTCGCCGCCAACGGCAGCGTGGTCCGGGCGCGCCTCACCAAGGTGTACAGCCACCTGGGGCTCCAGCGCGTCGAGGTGGAGGAAGCGTTCGCCGGCGACATCGTTGCGATCTCGGGTCTGGAGGATGTACAGATCGGCGACACGCTCTGCGACCCCGATCGGATAGAGCCGCTGCCGGTAGTGGAAGTCGATCAGCCCACGGTCGCCGTCACCTTCAGCCCCAACACCAGCCCGTTCGCCGGGAAGGAGGGCCGCTTCGTGACGAGCCGCCATATCGGCGACCGGCTCAAGCGGGAGTTGCTCACCAACGTCGCGCTGCGTGTCGAGGAGTTGGGCGGCGAACTCTACCGGGTCGCGGGTCGCGGTGAGCTGCACCTGGCCATCCTCATCGAGCAGATGCGCCGCGAGGGGTACGAGTTCTCGGTATCCCGGCCGGAGGTGATAATGCGGGAGGTGGACGGCGTCAAGCACGAGCCGTTCGAGCACGTGGTCGCCGACGTGCCGGTCGAGGCGATGGGCGCCGTCATGGAGTCGCTGTCGAGCCGCCGCGGCACGCTCCTCAACATGGAGCAGGGCGAGAGCCGGGCCCGCCTCGAGTTCAGCATGCCCAGCCGCGCCCTGTTCGGTTACCGCACGCAGTTCCTCTCCATGACTCAGGGCGAGGGGTTGCTCTCGCACGTGTTCGACGGCTACGAGCCGCTTGCCGGTGAGATCCGTACCAGGCAGGGCGGGTCGCTGGTGGCGATGGAGCCGGGCGAGGCGTTCGCCTACAGCATCTTCAAGCTGCAGGACCGCGGCACCTTCTTCATCGACCCGGGAACGGAGGTTTACGTGGGCATGATCGTGGGAGCGAACGCCCGCGGAGGCGACCTGAACATCAACGTCAGCAAGAACAAGAAGCTCACCAACGTGCGTGCGGCCGGCAGCGACGAGAACATCACTCTGGTTCCACCGAAGCGCCTCACCCTCGAGGAGGCGCTCGAGTACATCGCCGACGACGAGCTCGTCGAGGTAACCCCCAAGAACATCAGGCTGCGCAAGCGGGTGCTCGAGCCGAACATGCGGAAGAAGGAGAGCAAGTCCGCGGTCTGA
- a CDS encoding glutaredoxin family protein, whose product MVASFIGAAAVGGAMHIKVYTTRWCGDCQITKTYLDRFGIPYQEIDIENDPQAAEYVMQVNGGRRSVPTVVYGDEATSLSNFSRAKLDAFLQKHQLLARTA is encoded by the coding sequence GTGGTAGCCTCATTTATCGGGGCAGCGGCAGTCGGAGGTGCGATGCATATCAAGGTCTACACGACCCGGTGGTGTGGGGACTGCCAGATAACCAAGACCTATCTCGACAGATTCGGAATCCCGTACCAGGAGATCGACATCGAGAACGATCCGCAGGCGGCCGAGTACGTCATGCAGGTGAACGGCGGACGGCGAAGCGTCCCGACGGTCGTTTACGGCGACGAAGCGACCAGCCTCTCCAACTTCAGCAGAGCCAAACTCGATGCCTTCCTCCAGAAGCACCAGCTCCTGGCGAGGACGGCGTAA